The window CTATTAATAATTGCACAAACCTTATTTATCTAAACCTTGGCGAAGCGGTACCCGATTTTTTATTTGGTTTAGCAAAGCAAAGGACTAACGTTGCCATAATATACAGGTTTGGCTTTCCATCATAATAAAACTTTCAAATTACGAGAACCAATAAATTACTAACATTTTTCGCAAAAGCATTTAGGAATTCTTATTTTTGAACTTCAAAAAAACAGGAGCCGATTTGGATTATTTAGAAGGATTAAACCCACAACAAAGAGCAGCAGTAGAGAATACAAAAGGACCAGTAATGATTGTTGCGGGGGCTGGATCAGGCAAAACCCGTGTAATTACCTATCGCGTTGCTCATTTAATAAGAACCGGTACAGATCCTTTTAATATTTTGGTTTTAACCTTTACGAACAAAGCGAGTAAAGATATGCGTGAGCGTATTGGAAAAGTTGTTGGCGCAGAAGCGAAAAATATTTGGATGGGAACTTTTCACTCTGTTTTTGCGAAAATTTTACGTGTTGAAGCTGAAAGAATAGGTTATCCAAGCAATTTTACCATTTATGATACCGATGATAGCAAAAGCGTAATCCGTGCTATTTTGAAAGAAATGCAATTGGATGACAAATTATATGCCGCTAATTTTGTTTTTAATAGAATATCTTCTGCAAAAAACAATTTAATTTCCTGGGCTGAATATCAGGTAAATGATCAAATTCAATCAGAAGACAATCAAAATAAGCGTCCACTTATTGGTCAGATTTACGAAACTTATGCCAAGCGCTGTTTCCGGGCAGGCGCCATGGATTTTGATGATTTGCTTTTTAAAACAAATATTTTACTAAAAGAACATACCGACGTTTTAAATAAATACCAGCAAAAATTTAGGTATTTAATGGTTGATGAGTATCAGGATACTAACTTTTCGCAATATACAATTGTTAAAAAACTAGCGGCAGCTTATCAAAATATTTGTGTTGTGGGCGATGATGCACAAAGTATTTATGCTTTCCGTGGCGCTAATATTCAGAATATTCTCAATTTTGAACGTGATTATCCAGATTTGAAAGTTTATAAACTGGAACAGAATTATCGATCAACTCAAAATATTGTAGATGCGGCGAGTAGCATTATTGCAAATAACAAAAATCAGCTAGAGAAAAATGTATTTTCTGAGAATGCAACAGGCGACAGAATTAAAGTTTCGAGGGCATTTACAGATAATGAAGAAGGTAAATTGGTTGCCGAAGCCATTATTCAGGAACGCAGTACCAAAGGCTATGATCATAAAGATTTTGCGATTTTATACCGTACCAATGCTCAAAGCAGGGCTATGGAGGAAGGTTTACGAAAATTAAACATCCCTTATAGAATTTACGGTGGACAATCTTTTTATCAACGAAAAGAGATTAAAGATTTGATAGCTTATTTTCGTTTAACTTTTAATCCGAAAGATGAAGAGGCCATAAAAAGAGTTATAAATTATCCGAAGCGCGGAATTGGAGATACCTCAATAGATAAAATTATCGTTGCCGCAGACCAGCATGATAAAACCATGTGGGATGTTATTTCCAATGCCCATCAATTTGTTGAAGGTCGTTTAGCAAACCAATTGAACGATTTCTCGTTAATGATTCAAAGTTTTCAGGCAGAAGCCAAAAAGCTTGATGCTTATGAAACAGCCTTATTTATAGCTCAACACGCAGGTATTTTAAAAGAATTATATACCGATGACAGTGTTGAAGGCCGCAGCCGCTACGAGAATATTCAGGAGTTGTTAAACGGTATAAAAGAGTTTTCTGAGCGGGAAGATATCGAAGAAAGAGGCCTGGATATTTTTATGCAAGATGTAGCGCTTTTAACCAACGATGATAAAGACGGCGACAAAAATAAAGATACAGTTTCACTGATGACAATCCACTCTGCCAAAGGTTTGGAGTTTAAAAATGTGTTTATAGTCGGGTTGGAAGAGAATCTTTTCCCTTCTCAAATGTCGCTAACCAATAGAACAGATTTAGAAGAAGAGCGACGTTTATTTTACGTGGCTATAACGAGAGCTGAAATTAAGTTAACACTTACTTATGCTACTTCACGTTACCGCTGGGGAACTTTAACTAACTGTGAACCAAGCCGTTTTATAAATGAAATTAGTCCTAGGTTTTTAGAATTAGATGTTAAACCATCTAAAAGTAACGTTTTGGAAGGCAATTTTGATGATGAACGTAAAACGTGGACTTCTCAACCGAGAGATTTCATGAGCAAGCCGAAACCAACAAGTTCAGCACCTACAATTCGTCCGAAAACTACTTCATTATTAGCCAAAGCGCATATCCCTACTCCAGGTTTTACGCCATCATTACCTCACGAATTTCAAGGCGGCATGGAAGTAGAACATGAGAAATTTGGCTTCGGAAAAATTATCAGTCTAGAAGGAACCTTACCTGATGTTAAAGCAACTGTGTTTTTTCAGGGTTTAGGCAATAAACAGTTGTTGCTTAAGTTTGCCAAACTGATGATTGTGAAATAGAACTGGCCTCTCCCTATCAACGTTTGTAGTTGGGCTAATTTGAGGTAGTCCCTCTTCCAAAAAGAGGGAAATAAAAATTTGGGGTTTTAACCCGCTGTAAAAATCGCTGTGGGTTTAAAGTACTGAAACTGAAAACGCTCCCCTTTGGAGAGGGAGGTTACAATAGCTGCCAAACTTCTCCCTTTCAATGGGTGAGGCATTTGAAAAACACCAAAATAATCCTTATAATTGGGTAATGCTCCTCTGATAAAAAACCATGCAACTTACCAGATTAGAAATTAAAGGTTTTAAGAGCTTTGGCGATAAAGTAATCATTAATTTTAATGAGGGTGTAACGGCTATTGTGGGTCCGAATGGTTGTGGAAAATCAAATGTAATTGATGCCATGCGTTGGGTTTTAGGGGAGCAAAGTACCAAGGCTTTACGATCTGAAAAGATGGAAAACATCATCTTTAATGGTACCAAAAATCGTAAACAAGCCCAATTAGCAGAAGTTTCTTTAAGCTTTGATAATACCAAAAATATACTTCCAACGGAATACGCTCAAGTTACCGTTACCCGAAAATTATACCGAAATGGCGATAGTGAATATCGTTTAAATGATGTTCAGTGCCGTCTTAAAGACATTACTGATCTTTTTTTAGATACAGGAATTGGGTCTGACAGTTACTCCATTATCGAGTTAAAAATGGTTGATGAAATCATTACAAATGAAGAACATAGTCGCCGTTCATTATTTGAAGAAGCTTCAGGAATATCAAAATATAAGTTACGGAAGAAACAAACCTATAATAAATTAAAAGATACAGAGGTTGATTTAGAACGTGTAGATGATTTGCTTTTTGAAATAGAAAAAAATTTAAAAACCTTAGAAAGTCAGGCTAAAAAAGCAGAACGTTACTACAAATTAAAAGAGCAATATCGAGAATTAAGCATTCAACTTGCAACACACCGTATAGGTTTTTTCCGGACAGATTTAAATGCTTTAGAAACGCAAGAACAAAGTCAGCAAACCGCTCGAATTGAATTCAGTACGCAAATTGATGTGTTTGAGGCCAATTTGCAAAAGCAAAAATTAGAAAGCCTTAATCAAGAAAAAAACCTTTCTATTCAGCAAAAAGCTACCAATGAATTCACTTCAAAAATACGTGTATACGAAAGTGAGAAGAAAGTTAAAAATGAGCAAATGCGTTATCTACAAGAAAAGGAAACGCGTTTAACTACAGAATTGGAGAAAGATAAAAGCCAGATTAACCATGTTAATTATAACATTAAGCGGTTAAATGAAGAAGTTTTAACTGAAACTGCTGTCTTTAATCATGTAGAATCAGAGTTAAAAACGTTAAAATCCTTCCTAGATACACTTCGTGAGCAACAACAAATAGAAAAAAATAGAATTGATAATCTG is drawn from Pedobacter mucosus and contains these coding sequences:
- a CDS encoding ATP-dependent helicase — translated: MDYLEGLNPQQRAAVENTKGPVMIVAGAGSGKTRVITYRVAHLIRTGTDPFNILVLTFTNKASKDMRERIGKVVGAEAKNIWMGTFHSVFAKILRVEAERIGYPSNFTIYDTDDSKSVIRAILKEMQLDDKLYAANFVFNRISSAKNNLISWAEYQVNDQIQSEDNQNKRPLIGQIYETYAKRCFRAGAMDFDDLLFKTNILLKEHTDVLNKYQQKFRYLMVDEYQDTNFSQYTIVKKLAAAYQNICVVGDDAQSIYAFRGANIQNILNFERDYPDLKVYKLEQNYRSTQNIVDAASSIIANNKNQLEKNVFSENATGDRIKVSRAFTDNEEGKLVAEAIIQERSTKGYDHKDFAILYRTNAQSRAMEEGLRKLNIPYRIYGGQSFYQRKEIKDLIAYFRLTFNPKDEEAIKRVINYPKRGIGDTSIDKIIVAADQHDKTMWDVISNAHQFVEGRLANQLNDFSLMIQSFQAEAKKLDAYETALFIAQHAGILKELYTDDSVEGRSRYENIQELLNGIKEFSEREDIEERGLDIFMQDVALLTNDDKDGDKNKDTVSLMTIHSAKGLEFKNVFIVGLEENLFPSQMSLTNRTDLEEERRLFYVAITRAEIKLTLTYATSRYRWGTLTNCEPSRFINEISPRFLELDVKPSKSNVLEGNFDDERKTWTSQPRDFMSKPKPTSSAPTIRPKTTSLLAKAHIPTPGFTPSLPHEFQGGMEVEHEKFGFGKIISLEGTLPDVKATVFFQGLGNKQLLLKFAKLMIVK